A stretch of Bacillus pseudomycoides DNA encodes these proteins:
- a CDS encoding iron-sulfur cluster assembly accessory protein, which produces MIDVTEQAAFQIKDMLKDAEDGEKYVRLAVHGGGCSGLSYGLGFEREPNEDDTVLEFFGVEFVIDKESAPIVKGVKIDYKQSMLGGGFTIDNPNAIASCGCGSSFRTASNAGKPEEC; this is translated from the coding sequence ATGATTGATGTAACAGAACAAGCAGCATTTCAAATTAAGGATATGTTGAAAGATGCTGAAGATGGAGAGAAATACGTTCGCCTTGCTGTACATGGCGGTGGATGTAGTGGTCTTTCTTACGGCTTAGGATTTGAAAGAGAACCAAATGAAGACGACACAGTTCTTGAGTTTTTCGGTGTTGAATTTGTTATTGATAAAGAAAGTGCTCCGATTGTAAAAGGAGTAAAAATTGATTACAAGCAATCTATGCTTGGCGGCGGGTTCACAATCGATAACCCGAATGCAATCGCATCATGCGGATGTGGATCATCTTTCCGTACGGCGTCGAATGCTGGTAAGCCGGAAGAGTGCTAA